A stretch of DNA from Oryza brachyantha chromosome 9, ObraRS2, whole genome shotgun sequence:
CCTGCACTCAGGGGCAGAGCTGCTCTATATGTAGGGAGTGCCCATGAACCCgcttcaaaaattttttaactgGAGTTCATCTATTTTCACCATGTATactcaatttaaatttaggcaCCCAAAATAGTTCAAACCCAGTTCAAAGCACTAAAAAGCAGGTGGGTGGCACCCCCTTATATTTCGTTCTGGCTTCGCCCGTGCCTGCCCTGCCCTGAGATTTCCTCATGATTCTCTTCCAGCATTTCAAGCGATCAAAAATTAGGGTTACGAATTCCGTACAGTGGATTTGGGtgtcccctcctcctctgtatTTATATTGCCGGTAGGAATTGAGAGTTTATCTTATAATAGTTAGGGAGTTTAGGTTGTACCGatcaccaaaacaaactcCTCCTTGTCTCTAATCTGTTATCTTGTTAGGTAAGGACACAGTAAATAGAGTCATGGTGGATTTcgaatttctatatatatcgGTCTCTATCTCTATTTCTGTTATCTAGTGTCTAACCgaaaaaatcaaccaacattctccccTTGATCTAGAAGTTTAGCAAACGagtaaatttaaacaaaatagcTCTCCAAGACAATGTGTCATAATAACATTTTGCATCACCGAGACTACAAGACCTATAGTTTACTATAGTGCTCAAATAAACTCAATCTTAGTGGGATATTGATTGGAAAATTTATACCTCTCATCTAGGATCTTCCAGAGTATGGATCAATAATGAAAGCGTCAGTAATCCAATCCTAGGACCTATCTTTCACAACGTACTTCATACGTCGTTACTCGAacataaatcatatattattGCGCAATTCATAGTATAATTATTCATCAAATCTGCATATCAAAATTGCTCCCCATGCCGAAGCATGGCTAAACTTGTTGCGAATGAAGTCAAGTTTGTATGCATCCAGactgaaatataaaatctttattcTCAGTTAATAATGCagacatatattaatatctttctaatctctctctctcacacacacttACTAAGCATAATACAATTTCCACCTAGTAAATAACATGTTACCTCACTTATTGCTTATTGAGATAACCAAATTTTCAGTTGGttttttcttaacaaaatattataaaatcttAGGGAAAATGTCTCTTTTACTAATAAGACCTCAGTCTTTCCCTTAGAAGTCTGGCTAAATAATGCCATAACTTAGCATTGTCTTACTTTAATCATTACAgacatttataataattatcacatgatatattaatataacttGTCTCACATGAAGATGAGGCCAACAACtcaatttaaattaatataacatTGTTTAAAACATCTAACATGACTAACACTGTTTAAGAAACACTAACTTTAACTAACTTTAACTCTAACacaactcaaaaaaaaattgtctcttAATAGAAGAGTGAATAGAATTATGCTGCTATGGAGTCTAATCGTGGAGTGTTCAATTAGCCTTCACTTCAAAATCTTCACTTGACTAGCTACTCTTTATTGTCTGAGTTCTCACTCCCTATCCTACTGCCGCCATTTGGACAATGCTCGATTCCTATGATGAGTCATTAAGATGCACAATGGCAATTGAATTAGCTCATCAAATATTATTGGAAAATAATTAGCTTATTTAGGGAATTAAATACTCTTAGTTATACCCTTCTTAGATAACCACCCCTTGAAGCGTGAGCATTTTCTTTGCCAATGTCCATGGTCCTTACAAAATTTACAGTATGGATTTGGATAAGAAGGATCAGCTAAAGTAGAACCATTGTTTCCTCATTTGTTTTGAGAATGGTCGATGTTGCTCCTCTTGCTGTTGGAGCTCTCCTCTTGATGCATCTTTCTTTTGCCTTTATTAGAAGCATTGGCGAGGTTGAGCTAATGTTGAAACTTTTGCTTTTCAGCTTTTTGgcgctcttcctcctccaccaaatgttttaacataaataaaatatttatatgtagaatTTTTTGCTTGTCAACTTTGTACAGTAACCAAAATAATCTACCCTAAAATTAgaataataatgatttatGTGAATTAATTTAGGTAATAACATTTTGGTGTTAATTTTACAATATGACAACAATAGAAATTTGGGatgaaaatctaaattttaataattaattagttgtaTGGGATGACGACTGCCAGCTAACCACACAcgggctaaaattttttaaaacatgctTCACAGGAGAATCGAACCCAGAAACCTCCCTTGTAGAGAATCAAACCCTGAaacccaaaaaccttatttacCGAGCTATGAAGCAAACTCGATATTAAACTGAACATTAATTGAATTAACCTGTCACGTGATCCGGATTGAATAGCAGCAGATATGTACGACGTGTGGACGAAACTTTCCTTTTAAAGTAGTAAATATAAGAATTATGAAACTTAGTATTTTGCTTTATGCTTGGCAGCTTGGTTTCAATTtgttaaaaagaaattcaattACATTTGCAGCTACAAGATAACCAAATTTGTGAAACAAGATATAAGCTATTGGGGTTGGTGCTCCATAGGTTATGTTTCTATTCAGCTCCAATCCAAaggatgatattttttcagCATTAATAATTCATGGTGCAATTAAGTTTTGATTACTGTATTTGATATGTTGTATGGGTATGGGAACTATGCTAATTTTAATGCAAGGTAAATGATATTATACGTTGGTTCAGCAAAAAAATTGCTCATCATGGccatttagagaaaaaaaatactccacAAGCTAATGTAGTTATTATTTGTGTTGCAACAGCTGACGAAACTGTCCATGTATTACGCAAACaacatgaaaattattttttgaattaattCAGTAGCCTTAGATGATATTTTTACTAGCACGAGTAATATAGTTTATGAATACTATAATTGCTTACTCTTGCAATATGGCAAGTTTGATTTATATTAGTTGGAGAGAATATGTCCGGTTTAATTGATGTTGGATTCTATGTTGTGCATGATCACtagtatataaaagtaaaaaaaggtAAAGGAAAATTCAAAGACAACGAATTTAGTAGTAAAATCTCTAAATGGGAGCAAGTTTTACGGGAGAGGTGGGTTGGTACCtcgaatttttttcataaatttaaaacattaCTCCTCTTCTTATACGACAGCCCCAGTGCACTCCTGtcattcaacttttttttccccattcTACGTAGAGGTTGTATTTTGTACGAGGAATaactctcctcttctctctttggCTCTATTGTTTCACAGTTGCAactacttataaaccaaaatttaaattttagaatgtaATTTTAACtagattttgtggttttttcatcatagtttgttttacacatttcgcttttgagtcgctatggacacatatataaaagttttatctacaaattatttttcgtttgcaaaaacgcGTTTTCACTTATTCCTCCAAAAAAACGAAATAATGGGAGCCTTTGTTTCTATTatgtatatcatttttaaGTCTACTTAATATTCTTGAACTAGTGTTTATATGCTTACGGGACTTGTTCTACGAAATTTTGTCAATCAAAATTATAAAGGACGGGCTGTCCTTGATGTTTACTATTCCATCCATCCTATCAAGAACGTATTTTTTGCACCGtttatatttaacatttaatcattcatctttttttaaaaaatatgatcagtatttttattgttattagatgataaaacatgaataatgctttatgcatgactatctttaaatttttttataattttatgaaataaaataaatagtcaagtATTGGGATAGGAAATCTACGAATACATTAAAATTAGGACCGACGTAGcaatatactccatccgtccctaaatatttaataccgttgacttttttatacacgttcgactattcgtcttattcaaaaaatttacataattatttattattaaatatacttatatatatatataaatttttatattttaaaaaattttaaataaaacaaacggttaaaaaatcaacagtcAAACGACACCGTTACGAtcttttaaatgaaaaaaccgTCCGCGGCCGAAATGTCGAATCCACCCCACGGGCTTTGACCGCGACGGAACGGAACAGTGACGCGACGGAACCGCACAGGTCGGACCGACCGGGTCATCCTTCCACACCCGCACCGCGTTCGCCCCCCACCCCCAGTCCATGGGCCACTGCTGCCAGCCTGCACAaacctccatcctcctcctctccgtcTTCTTCATCCCTTCCcattccctctccctctccctctccctccttccccCAGGCCAGCTAGCCATCcactccctccccctctccctctcggagAAGGCAAGGACGAGAGGACCGTTTTCTCTTAAGCGCGCGGGCCGGGcgatggaggaggagaaggcggtGCGGATGGCGCGCCGCGGCGTGctcaaggtggtggtggcgaccGGCACCAACCTCGCCGTCCGGGACTTCAGCTCCAGCGACCCCTACGTCGTCGTCCGCCTCGCCGGCATGGTCAGCCCCGCCGCTCTAATCCCCGCCAGGCTGCCGCGTCCATTCGCCCTCCCCTTTTTCTCGGTCGAattagctgctgctgctgctactacatatgttctttttttttagctgGGCTGATTATTCTTAGGAGGAAATTGATCTTTGCTTAGTGAGGATTAATTACTTTGATAGCTTGATTGATTCAGCTATTGTGTTGTGTCCAGCGGTCCATGGTCCAAGCACGTGCTTTCTTTTACCTTTGGCTTCTTTGCAGTCTTGAAAGAGACCAGATGGATGATGAGTGTGCACTTCTCTTCGCTGCAGACAAAGTGTCTTTTGTTCATTGCATTGAGACAAActgctattttttttgaaccaCTAGGCTACGGACCTTTCGCAAGCAAACTGCTATTTTTAACCTTGTTGTATCTAGGCATACCGAAAACGTTTTCTTTGAAGGATATGCAACACAACTGCACATAATTTTGGAACACGGTTATTCTATTTTGCTCTGAAGAACAGTAAATATGTATTGCATTGATAGTGCAGGTGAAATTGGgtcttttggaaaaaaaaaggataggACAACTAAAAGTAACAAGAACTGCTCCACTTCGTCTGAGATTGTGCTTGCCGTGGCGTGATGCGGCTGACTTAATTACTTCCCTGCTTTTTGACCATCCTCTTTAGTTTCGCTTGTGCTTTTCAACGTCAGGTATTAGAGAATATTAGTGCCAAACTCACCCCCTGTCACATGTTAACCATGCCATGATATTTGCCTGTGATTAAACGTGACAGGGATGCACTTCTTTTGGCCGTTTGTCTTTGTCGGTAGGACCACTTTTGGAATGTTCAGGCCTCTCTTTTAGAgggaaatatattttatagctaaATTTATGTCCTTTTCCTCCCTATGAAATTTGGTGTTATTTCTCTTCCCAGATATGATTAGTTTGAACACAACACCTCTACTTGTCAAAAGCAATAGATGTTATTGACTTGAGGTAGTCTATactcttagttttttttatagtactCGTTTGTTGAGCAAAACCTAAGCTGAAATGGTCTATGAGaggacaaattttttttaatcaaattgcAGCCCTACCCACTGAAGCCCTGGCATTAAAAATAGATCTTGGTTTAATTCAAACCGAGTTAAGAATAATTTCCTATCTCTATTGCTTGTTATGAAAACCGAGTGTTCTTAACCCTTCATTCTCTGAcctttgttttgttatgcTGAAAGCTCACTTCCAGCAGGTAATTTGGTTTAGCACTAGTGAAATCTGTCAAAGCAGGTGTGCTTGACTGACTACTGTCTTTGAAGGGTCCATGTATGACATGTAATTCTTTCTTATTTTGGCCCTACAGAATGCAAAGACAAAAGTCATCAACAGCTGCCTAAATCCAGTTTGGAACGAAGAGATGTCCTTCTCCATTGAAGAACCAGCTGGAGTCATCAAATTTGTAGGTTTCTATGTTCCTTCACccagtcaaaatttaatttcaacaAAGATCCTTGATCTCATCTGGAGATGGTATTCAGCAGGCCTTTAGTtttccatgatttttttcatgtatgaTTCACTATGTTCTTTTTGTTCATACTTTGACCAATGTTAAGAGAAATGGTCATATAACATTTTTCCTCTATGATTCAGCATGATCCTTTTGCTGATACCTTGACCAAGAAGAGAAATGGTCATAAACATTCTGCCTTGTCACCTTGTCGGTGCTAAGaacaggtacaatagcaggctataagccagctataagtatattttaaagaaataagaggggagaaagaagagaggtggactactaatttgtagccagctgcacatggactccaagacaaagtgtgtgtatgacatgtgagaccatatactaatgatttgtaagtaactattgtatgaattgactattagattaactatagatgaattggagctagtagttgactatactattgaacttgctctaatatacTAGCAACTATTCCACAAGCTGATGTCAGTCCTATAAAGTAATCCAACCTCGCAATCTTGTACTGAACCTTCACCCCAGATGGCCCCCTTGTTGTGATTGATATTATTCTACTTGTGACTGAACGCCACATTTAAATATTGGAGCGAAATTAGAACACGAGCACACATCTCTCTGTGCAGTTAATTAATATCTACAAGTACAACTTAGGGGGCTTTCTAAGAGTAATTAAATACACGTTTGTCTGGTCTATTTGAACAACTCTGTAGCTCTTTACTAATTATGCTATCATTGGCAGGAGGTGTTCGACTGGGACCGGTTCAAGTACGACGACAAAATGGGCAACGCATTTCTTGAGCTGCAGCCGGTGGCCGCGGCAGCGAAGCTGCGGCGAGCGCTGCGGCTGACGACGGGGGAGACCAAGCTCCGGAAGGTTGCTGCCAGCGTCGACAACTGCCTGCTCTGCGACAGTTTCGTGACGTACGCGGACGGTGAAATCGTTCTCGACGCAAGGCTGCGGCTGCGCGACGTCGAGTCCGGCGAGCTGTTCGTCACCGTCAAGTGGATCGAGGCCGACGCCAAGTGAGGAAGTGGCACACGTTGGTTGTGTTTGGCCGGCAGGTGGATGAGATGGCCAAGGTGCTGTGGCGCTGCTTATGCCAGTGCTCTGTGTGAATGTGTCTCCGCTTTCTGATCTAAATCGGCAATTCTCAGACAGTTCTACTAACAGACATAGTAGGCAGTAGCGTGTGTGTGCATGTTTAGAatgtttttgtgttttttctgcTTGTTAGTCAACGGCCGTTAAAGTAGTAAACCTTAATTAATGCTTGAAACAGCAATGTAATCATCAtggtttttttggttcttttttTGGCCCAGTCTAGAGAACAACACTCTTTTTCTACAATTCACATATATGCAAGCATTGAATTGTTTACTCTGAATTGTTGTATCGTTCATGTGAAAGTTATGTATTTCTAACGAGAGTACTAGATCCtcggcttttctttttcttttgtttatgtttataagtctttattttattaaccttaaatttagagttgatttttgagtttttcttagaaaatctaaaaaataccattgatAAACGTATAAGTCTAACAAATGCCATCAACGAAtacgagttctaagaaataccatcatacaaacgaatttatctaagaaatgtcattgtCGCTAggttttcatctattttttttactgttaaaCACACTGTTCATAatatagcacttaacggaaaAAGTTGACGGAACCATAACGGTGAtaatatttcttagacaaatttgtttgtatgatATTATTTCGTATAACTCACACTCatcgatggcatttcttagaattaagtgtttgtcaatgttatttgttagattttcttttttttcattatagatTTAGatgctaagaacacgtatataaaaattttatttataaattattttttgtttataaatatatcatttgttttttctatgaaacacCAAACATCGCCTCCATGGATAGTAGATTAGGTTGGTCCCTTTGGCGTGAAACTGGGAATGGAATAAGAAAGAAGTACGGTTGTCTCTATTGATGCTATTTTGCTATAAAGCAAGGAtgaatatttatagataacaGGGTTacatttaaaacttaaatgcGGGAAAATAAATCTAGCCTACTGCCTAGGTTGGAACCCAAGTTTTTCAAATTAGTTGATTTCCTAGTATTCTAGGGCAAGCTAGGAATTTAAACAAGAGATaattgcaaacaaaaaggaagaagTTGTAAACACACGAGCACCCTGATCTTTTTGTTTCCGCTTACGCTTAtaagtaatttatattttcaatcataaatttggattttattttggaggtttttataccgaagtttatttttcagaattgactttagatcgctaagaatacacatgtaaaagttttattcataaattatttttcgtttggtCGAGAGGGTGAGGGAAGACGGAGGATTTCTTCTTGCTTTCAATAGGTATTTAACAAAAGGCCAGGTAAATCGCTCAACTTCACCTCTGTAGCAGACGATATTACTTACGGGCATGTGCTTTTTCGTGAAAATACATAATAATACTGTATGTGCGTATCTTCAAATAATCAGAAAAAAACAGCTTTTATAAGAAATATCAATAAAAGTTACTTATTTGGTAAAATCTAGCCTTCCCAAAATTGGCTGCTTGAAACGTTAAAATCTGTGCAAGTGTTTGGCCGGCTCATTGTCTCAACAAATTTGAATCCGGATCAAATGCCTTTAGAGGCCAGCTTTGCGTATTTTCAACCGTCCGATCTCGGATGGACGTACCAGATCGATCGAGTACCATAAGACCAATCAATGTTTTGGTACGGTGTAAATCACTACTGTTTCATGCTGTAGCTTCAGACACATTTTACTATGCCAAAATCTACTGTATATCCCCATCCCTCACTTTAGTCCCGCCAAAATTTGCCACcatcttattttttcaaatgCACTCCCTtcaatctttttatttaacgtcattaacttttaaatttacattagaccgtttgtcttattttatccttttataaaaaatatataaaaatataagttatgcttaaagtgcttttagtaataaattaaatca
This window harbors:
- the LOC102710433 gene encoding protein C2-DOMAIN ABA-RELATED 11 → MEEEKAVRMARRGVLKVVVATGTNLAVRDFSSSDPYVVVRLAGMNAKTKVINSCLNPVWNEEMSFSIEEPAGVIKFEVFDWDRFKYDDKMGNAFLELQPVAAAAKLRRALRLTTGETKLRKVAASVDNCLLCDSFVTYADGEIVLDARLRLRDVESGELFVTVKWIEADAK